A window of the Mucilaginibacter sp. cycad4 genome harbors these coding sequences:
- a CDS encoding helix-turn-helix transcriptional regulator, translated as MDTAQTRSISEFNRELKLKGFNVFQIEEDGAATRTYSRKDFYKICLTTGKSVIHYADRSFEAEGTVLFFGNPHIPYSWETISTTYIGYTCLFSEEFLNVSERSNMLQQSPFFKIGGTPILTITEQQRAFLNTIFQKMINEQRSEYAYKDDLIRNYINLILHEAMKLQPSAHFDQHKNATSRITAVFFELLERQFPIESPDKPLGLKTAQDYAQHLALHVNYLNRMVKVATGKSTTTHIAERIIHEAKALLQHTNWNIADIAYALGFEYPSYFNNYFKRITGTNPTSLRGAGV; from the coding sequence ATGGATACCGCACAGACGCGTTCAATCTCTGAATTCAACAGGGAGCTCAAACTCAAAGGCTTCAACGTCTTCCAGATAGAAGAAGATGGTGCGGCAACCCGTACCTATAGCAGAAAAGATTTTTACAAGATATGCCTTACCACAGGTAAAAGCGTTATACATTATGCCGACCGGAGTTTTGAAGCAGAAGGCACAGTTTTGTTCTTTGGTAATCCGCATATACCTTATTCATGGGAAACGATCTCCACCACTTATATAGGCTATACCTGTCTGTTTTCGGAAGAGTTTCTGAACGTCTCAGAACGAAGCAACATGCTGCAGCAATCGCCGTTTTTTAAAATAGGTGGCACGCCCATACTGACGATCACAGAGCAACAAAGAGCATTTTTAAATACGATATTTCAGAAAATGATCAACGAGCAGCGAAGTGAGTATGCTTATAAGGATGACCTGATCCGCAATTATATCAACCTGATCCTGCACGAAGCCATGAAGCTGCAACCATCAGCGCATTTTGATCAGCATAAAAATGCAACGTCAAGAATAACAGCGGTTTTCTTTGAATTGCTGGAACGGCAATTCCCCATTGAAAGTCCTGACAAACCCCTTGGATTGAAAACCGCACAGGATTACGCACAGCACCTTGCCTTACATGTGAACTATCTGAACCGTATGGTTAAAGTGGCGACAGGTAAATCTACAACCACGCATATTGCCGAACGGATCATCCATGAGGCCAAAGCGCTCCTGCAGCATACTAACTGGAACATTGCAGACATTGCCTATGCCCTCGGCTTTGAGTATCCCAGCTATTTCAACAACTATTTTAAACGCATAACGGGCACCAATCCAACTTCCCTGCGCGGCGCAGGAGTTTGA
- a CDS encoding alpha/beta hydrolase gives MQKLLIAITALLMLWGRADAQIKNSQKAVTMKEISSKGYTTFKVSNQVTLYAVTFYNQFQMKVAGHLFIPGSLDRGQQHAAIIVGHPMGAVKEQSADVYASTLADRGFITLAIDLSFWGESDGQPRNAVSPDIYAEDFSAAVDYLGTQPFVNREKIGIIGVCGSGSFVISAAKIDPRMKAIATVSMYDMGAANRNAIRHSLTPDQRKQIIADAAEQRYVEFTGGATKYTGGTVAKLDAHTDSIQREFYAFYRTPRGEYTPKGATKATTTHPTLTSNVKFMNFYPFDDIETISPRPMLFITGSNAHSREFSQEAYKLAGEPKELYIVPNAGHVDLYDKTDLIPFDKLTAFFNKYLN, from the coding sequence ATGCAAAAACTACTTATTGCCATAACGGCCCTGCTGATGCTTTGGGGCCGCGCTGATGCACAGATCAAAAACAGCCAAAAAGCCGTAACAATGAAAGAAATATCATCAAAGGGGTATACAACCTTTAAGGTAAGTAACCAGGTTACTTTGTATGCCGTCACTTTCTACAACCAGTTTCAGATGAAAGTAGCCGGGCATCTGTTTATTCCCGGGAGCCTGGACCGGGGCCAACAACATGCAGCCATTATTGTTGGGCATCCTATGGGTGCGGTGAAGGAACAAAGTGCCGATGTTTATGCCTCAACCCTCGCCGACCGTGGGTTTATTACCCTGGCAATCGACCTGTCTTTCTGGGGCGAAAGCGACGGGCAGCCGCGCAACGCGGTATCACCTGATATTTACGCAGAAGATTTCAGTGCGGCAGTTGACTATTTGGGCACCCAACCATTTGTGAACCGGGAAAAGATTGGCATAATCGGGGTTTGCGGCAGCGGTAGCTTTGTTATCAGTGCAGCAAAGATCGACCCGCGCATGAAAGCTATCGCCACGGTAAGTATGTATGATATGGGGGCTGCCAACCGCAATGCTATACGTCACTCGCTAACCCCGGATCAAAGAAAGCAAATCATTGCAGATGCAGCAGAACAGCGTTATGTGGAGTTTACAGGTGGTGCAACAAAATACACCGGCGGCACAGTGGCTAAGCTGGATGCCCATACTGATTCTATACAACGCGAATTTTATGCCTTTTACCGCACGCCGCGCGGCGAATACACGCCTAAAGGAGCAACAAAGGCAACCACAACACATCCAACATTGACCAGTAACGTCAAATTCATGAACTTTTATCCGTTCGACGATATTGAAACCATATCACCGCGGCCCATGTTATTTATTACCGGCAGCAACGCACACTCGCGGGAGTTCAGCCAGGAGGCTTACAAACTGGCCGGAGAACCAAAAGAATTATACATTGTTCCTAACGCAGGGCATGTCGATCTGTATGATAAGACCGATCTGATCCCTTTTGATAAATTAACCGCTTTTTTTAACAAATACTTAAATTAA
- a CDS encoding alcohol dehydrogenase catalytic domain-containing protein, whose protein sequence is MPADVEIDILYCGICHSNLHAIKNDWGGTTYSVVPGHEIVGRVTQVGSEVTRFKVGDLAAIGCIADSCGHCNQCHKGEEQFCENGWTIVFNAPDKISGGVTCGGFSEKIVAKVNHVLKMPDNF, encoded by the coding sequence ATGCCCGCCGATGTTGAGATCGACATCCTTTATTGTGGTATCTGCCACTCTAATCTGCACGCGATAAAAAATGATTGGGGAGGTACTACTTATTCCGTTGTTCCTGGTCACGAAATCGTTGGCCGCGTTACGCAGGTGGGTAGTGAGGTCACCAGGTTTAAGGTGGGCGATCTGGCCGCGATCGGCTGCATCGCAGACAGTTGTGGTCACTGTAATCAATGTCATAAGGGCGAAGAGCAATTTTGCGAGAATGGCTGGACAATAGTATTTAATGCACCCGACAAAATTTCCGGCGGCGTAACCTGCGGCGGCTTTTCAGAAAAAATCGTCGCCAAGGTAAACCATGTGCTCAAAATGCCGGATAATTTCTGA
- a CDS encoding alginate lyase family protein: MRKTLFYVSIIMLAMFTGCSKEKKGLAATKATNQSNGNLKTSTIDFIHPGTVLTKPQMQYAYAQAMANVEPYKTTFANFQSNYATFLSSSYAPHAHAQVGRNLYKSDYENDAMAMFVNGVMWNMTGQSSYADKVIQLLDAWASTCTSIQYPDNDWQLCNGYGLHFMIYGADMVYNYSGLTSTKKTNYKNLFKIFYNYYAAYAATYSKTSPFVVAGWPSWGSSAGKFMMAYGIFCESQTAYNLSLEYFNRTAANGADNGTNVTAFLSTGQPVEGGRDQYYTQLCLASFLEWAQMAYNQGDKSLYDARSGVIGKAMEYTAKYNLGNSATWDSVTPATPIWQVTPPIAAISTSNRGNYRPIWYMAYNYYHRYRGLSMPYTEQVMSSHVNEGATATITDEVGWGSLFYCNTSQTVVAPSYTWSGIY; this comes from the coding sequence ATGAGAAAAACTTTGTTTTATGTGAGTATCATTATGCTTGCAATGTTCACCGGCTGCTCTAAAGAAAAAAAAGGCCTGGCAGCTACAAAGGCCACCAACCAATCAAATGGCAACTTAAAAACCTCGACGATTGATTTCATACATCCCGGAACTGTACTGACCAAGCCGCAAATGCAGTATGCCTATGCCCAGGCAATGGCTAATGTGGAGCCCTACAAAACAACTTTTGCTAATTTTCAAAGCAATTATGCTACATTTTTATCCAGCAGTTATGCACCACATGCACATGCCCAGGTAGGCCGTAATTTATACAAAAGCGATTACGAAAATGATGCAATGGCTATGTTTGTAAACGGCGTTATGTGGAATATGACTGGCCAAAGCAGTTATGCCGACAAGGTTATTCAATTGCTTGATGCATGGGCCTCAACCTGTACCTCCATCCAATATCCCGACAACGACTGGCAGTTGTGTAATGGCTATGGGTTGCATTTTATGATTTATGGGGCAGATATGGTTTACAACTATTCGGGCCTTACCTCAACAAAAAAAACCAATTATAAAAATCTCTTCAAGATCTTTTATAATTACTATGCCGCCTACGCTGCAACTTATAGTAAAACAAGTCCGTTTGTTGTGGCCGGCTGGCCGTCATGGGGATCCAGTGCGGGTAAATTTATGATGGCATATGGTATTTTTTGCGAAAGCCAGACGGCCTATAACCTATCGCTTGAATACTTTAACAGGACTGCTGCCAATGGCGCCGACAATGGTACAAATGTAACTGCATTTTTATCTACAGGTCAGCCTGTTGAGGGCGGCCGTGACCAATACTATACGCAATTGTGTTTGGCCAGTTTCCTGGAGTGGGCTCAAATGGCCTATAATCAGGGCGACAAATCGCTTTATGACGCGCGCAGCGGGGTGATTGGTAAGGCGATGGAATATACGGCTAAATATAATCTTGGAAATAGCGCGACCTGGGATTCCGTAACCCCCGCAACACCAATCTGGCAGGTTACTCCTCCTATTGCTGCTATTTCAACGTCTAACCGTGGTAATTACCGGCCTATCTGGTACATGGCTTATAATTACTATCACCGTTACCGGGGTTTGAGTATGCCCTATACCGAGCAGGTGATGTCAAGCCATGTAAACGAAGGCGCTACAGCTACCATTACCGATGAAGTTGGATGGGGGAGTTTATTTTATTGTAATACCTCTCAAACTGTTGTTGCTCCGTCATACACGTGGTCGGGCATTTATTAA
- a CDS encoding helix-turn-helix domain-containing protein, translating to MKIENKQNQPIDNKEFTEECATILSAVSDALYAIGGKWKLMIIIAMARGNNRFTELQRQVKGISARVLSSELKELELNGFIIKKVSVGYPVMIEYELLPYSHTLEEVVGALTKWGIQHRQKIKDDLRS from the coding sequence ATGAAGATTGAAAACAAGCAAAATCAACCGATAGACAATAAGGAGTTTACAGAAGAATGTGCTACCATACTAAGTGCTGTGAGTGATGCGTTGTACGCCATAGGAGGGAAATGGAAATTGATGATCATTATTGCTATGGCAAGAGGCAACAACAGATTCACAGAACTCCAGAGGCAGGTTAAGGGAATTTCTGCGAGGGTACTTTCCAGCGAGCTTAAAGAGCTGGAACTAAACGGATTTATCATAAAAAAGGTATCCGTCGGATATCCTGTAATGATTGAGTATGAATTATTGCCCTATAGCCACACGCTTGAAGAGGTTGTTGGCGCATTAACGAAATGGGGTATACAGCACCGGCAGAAAATAAAAGACGACCTTAGAAGTTAA
- a CDS encoding cupin domain-containing protein, whose translation MEIIKNGAQPSSKGPEAWFTGAVRIDPLFQKKAATKGAGALVTFEPGARTAWHTHPAGQTLIVISGLGWVQREGGPVEEIRPGDIVWFEPNEKHWHGASPDKAMSHIAVQEDVNGEVVTWMEKVTDSEYSK comes from the coding sequence ATGGAGATCATTAAAAACGGGGCGCAACCATCATCAAAAGGGCCGGAAGCCTGGTTTACCGGTGCCGTGCGCATAGACCCTTTATTTCAAAAGAAAGCAGCCACCAAGGGTGCCGGGGCATTGGTCACATTTGAGCCGGGTGCCAGAACGGCCTGGCATACCCATCCGGCAGGTCAAACGCTCATTGTCATTTCCGGTTTGGGATGGGTACAGCGTGAAGGTGGCCCTGTCGAAGAGATCAGGCCCGGCGATATAGTGTGGTTTGAACCAAATGAAAAGCACTGGCATGGCGCTTCGCCGGATAAGGCCATGAGCCATATTGCCGTTCAGGAAGACGTTAATGGCGAGGTAGTAACCTGGATGGAAAAAGTAACCGACAGCGAATATTCAAAATAG
- a CDS encoding DapH/DapD/GlmU-related protein, which yields MNDIFDRLKSGELVELTDPDFFKVNEVVSRTLALSPLLNAATSVGEIRERLGEITGTALDKSTAVFAPFYTNFGRFIKLGKNVFINHACSFLDMGGITLEDDVLIGPKVNLITENHPLDPAARRGLICRPILIKRKAWIGAGATILPGVTIGENAVVAAGAVVSRDVPDNSIAGGIPAKIIKTI from the coding sequence ATGAACGACATCTTCGACAGACTTAAGTCCGGAGAACTGGTTGAGCTTACTGATCCTGATTTTTTTAAGGTGAATGAAGTTGTGAGCAGGACACTGGCATTATCGCCATTGCTCAACGCGGCAACCAGCGTGGGCGAGATCAGGGAAAGGCTTGGCGAGATCACCGGCACAGCGTTAGATAAAAGCACTGCTGTATTCGCGCCTTTTTATACCAACTTCGGGCGCTTCATTAAACTGGGCAAAAACGTTTTTATCAATCATGCCTGTTCCTTCCTGGACATGGGAGGTATTACACTGGAAGATGATGTACTGATCGGCCCGAAGGTGAATCTGATAACGGAAAACCATCCCTTAGATCCTGCCGCCAGGCGGGGGCTGATCTGCAGGCCCATTTTAATCAAACGCAAAGCATGGATCGGCGCTGGCGCCACAATCCTGCCGGGCGTAACCATCGGCGAAAATGCGGTTGTTGCGGCGGGCGCAGTGGTTAGCAGGGATGTTCCGGATAACTCCATTGCAGGCGGTATTCCCGCAAAAATTATCAAAACTATTTAA
- a CDS encoding nuclear transport factor 2 family protein has translation MTSEILKIKEELRGLIDAYAYLGDEKKIKEQMGLLTPDAIYKAYMGDFLAANVSGTENLEKEFNGHAALVKTYFTLNGQHIVKIDGDTATGVSFSQIKMIRESEGKNIISDYSVKYNDTYVCQNGKWLIKERIGYFIIVEARELKN, from the coding sequence ATGACATCAGAAATTTTAAAGATCAAAGAAGAATTAAGAGGCCTCATAGATGCGTATGCATACTTAGGCGATGAAAAAAAGATTAAGGAACAAATGGGCTTGCTTACACCGGATGCTATCTATAAAGCTTATATGGGAGACTTTTTAGCAGCAAATGTTTCCGGTACCGAAAACCTGGAAAAAGAATTTAACGGGCACGCAGCACTGGTGAAAACCTATTTCACCCTGAATGGGCAGCATATCGTAAAAATAGACGGAGATACTGCAACGGGCGTGTCTTTTTCCCAAATCAAAATGATCAGGGAATCTGAAGGAAAGAATATTATTTCAGACTACAGCGTCAAATACAATGATACCTATGTGTGCCAAAATGGAAAATGGTTAATCAAAGAACGTATTGGTTATTTCATTATCGTAGAAGCAAGAGAGCTGAAGAATTAA